One Paramisgurnus dabryanus chromosome 10, PD_genome_1.1, whole genome shotgun sequence genomic region harbors:
- the LOC135718510 gene encoding structural maintenance of chromosomes protein 5-like isoform X2: MLMYALSICTSCPLTFTEEEVPLIHQWWCIQLMEKFCLEGHGQRFAYWTKESSQLLQGTLQPVFRVSKSTTTKLLPSRRVVVEQDINKVQQPTILRDLYTVWNWIHSHRDLFRGEVTEPAFLQMTIDDQQNAIKRVMCDEFPEAKDDFMFIFQCQEDMEKFLSYCIDEKGLKVNAMFLE; the protein is encoded by the exons ATGCTGATG TATGCTCTCAGCATCTGCACATCATGTCCTTTAACATTTACAGAG GAGGAGGTGCCATTGATTCACCAGTGGTGGTGTATTCAGCTAATGGAAAAGTTTTGCCTAGAAGG GCATGGACAGAGGTTTGCATACTGGACTAAAGAATCATCCCAACTCCTTCAGGGAACACTTCAGCCTGTCTTTAGAGTTTCGAAATCCACCACCACCAAACTGTTGCCCAGCAGAAGAGTTGTGGTTGAACAGGACATTAATAAG GTGCAGCAGCCAACCATTCTGAGAGACCTGTATACAGTGTGGAACTGGATACACAGTCACAGAGACTTATTCCGTGGGGAGGTGACAGAGCCTGCTTTTCTGCAAATGACCATTGATGACCAACAAAATGCCATCAAAAGGGTCATGTGTGATGAATTCCCTGAGGCAAAGGATGactttatgtttatttttcaatGTCAAGAGGACATGGAGAAATTTTTGTCCTACTGCATTGATGAAAAAGGCTTGAAGGTCAATGCAATGTTCCTGGAGTGA
- the LOC135718510 gene encoding uncharacterized protein isoform X1, protein MCVWKCCHQRNIADFIDPGSWTEKTGKDLECFPQHCSGNSCGVYMLMYALSICTSCPLTFTEEEVPLIHQWWCIQLMEKFCLEGHGQRFAYWTKESSQLLQGTLQPVFRVSKSTTTKLLPSRRVVVEQDINKVQQPTILRDLYTVWNWIHSHRDLFRGEVTEPAFLQMTIDDQQNAIKRVMCDEFPEAKDDFMFIFQCQEDMEKFLSYCIDEKGLKVNAMFLE, encoded by the exons ATGTGCGTTTGGAAATGTTGCCATCAAAG AAACATTGCAGACTTCATTGACCCAGGCTCATGGACCGAGAAAACAGGAAAAGACCTTGAG TGTTTTCCTCAACACTGCAGTGGGAATTCTTGTGGTGTCTACATGCTGATG TATGCTCTCAGCATCTGCACATCATGTCCTTTAACATTTACAGAG GAGGAGGTGCCATTGATTCACCAGTGGTGGTGTATTCAGCTAATGGAAAAGTTTTGCCTAGAAGG GCATGGACAGAGGTTTGCATACTGGACTAAAGAATCATCCCAACTCCTTCAGGGAACACTTCAGCCTGTCTTTAGAGTTTCGAAATCCACCACCACCAAACTGTTGCCCAGCAGAAGAGTTGTGGTTGAACAGGACATTAATAAG GTGCAGCAGCCAACCATTCTGAGAGACCTGTATACAGTGTGGAACTGGATACACAGTCACAGAGACTTATTCCGTGGGGAGGTGACAGAGCCTGCTTTTCTGCAAATGACCATTGATGACCAACAAAATGCCATCAAAAGGGTCATGTGTGATGAATTCCCTGAGGCAAAGGATGactttatgtttatttttcaatGTCAAGAGGACATGGAGAAATTTTTGTCCTACTGCATTGATGAAAAAGGCTTGAAGGTCAATGCAATGTTCCTGGAGTGA